A window of Hevea brasiliensis isolate MT/VB/25A 57/8 chromosome 14, ASM3005281v1, whole genome shotgun sequence contains these coding sequences:
- the LOC131172963 gene encoding uncharacterized protein LOC131172963 translates to MGFNHSVDRQQYSSWPIIVTPYNLPPWLCMKEEYMFLTVIVPGPRNPKDKLDVYLQPLIAELKQLWEVGVETYDASKKNNFNMRVALLWTISDFPAYSMLSGWSTAGKTACPYCRDDSDAFTLTKGGKQSWFDNHHMGADENNNYKAKNTGWKRRSIFWDLPYWSTNMLRHNLDVMHIEKNVFENIFNTVMNVEGKTKDNAKSREDLKEFCHRPELERDMATGKYPKACYTLDKQSKAVLCEWLKNLIFPDCYVSNMHLGIASKNVWQALTELSNFFRELTSTTLREEAMLQLNEEIPIILCKLERIFPPSFFDSMEHLPVHLAYEAWILVLQYRWMYPFERYLRKLKNNVKNKAKVEGSICNAYLVEEASSFCAIILNPMSTQGIESIFVNELHMANPNINDKQVDEKLEREFDKWFNKYGNDEQWGMYQGTNYKTNESDYYGQLIEVLRLEYLDYQSKESVLFKCDWFDPIINVGTKIHPKYKLMDINHKRSLNRYEPFVLAIQATQVNYSIYPSLKCDKDDWWAVFKIKVSSVIDLPEQVNVTTPPAREEPFQEDEMEVPLIQIDDDDDQQQYLNDQNGVLVEINEEDVEDEEELELDSESDEECDDVYDSDTN, encoded by the exons ATGGGTTTCAACCATTCGGTCGACCGACAACAATATTCATCTTGGCCAATCATTGTCACTCCTTACAATTTGCCTCCTTGGTTATGTATGAAGGAAGAGTATATGTTCCTAACGGTAATAGTTCCTGGTCCGAGAAACCCAAAAGACAAATTGGATGTGTACTTACAGCCCCTTAttgcagagttgaaacagttgTGGGAAGTTGGAGTTGAGACATATGATGCATCAAAGaagaataattttaatatgaGGGTTGCGTTATTATGGACAATAAGTGATTTCCCTGCATATTCAATGTTATCCGGTTGGAGCACAGCAGGCAAGACTGCTTGTCCATATTGTAGGGACGATTCAGATGCATTCACATTGACAAAGGGTGGTAAACAATCATGGTTTGACAATCACC ATATGGGTGCAGATGAGAATAACAATTACAAAGCAAAAAACACGGGTTGGAAGAGACGGAGCATTTTTTGGGATTTGCCATATTGGAGTACTAACATGCTTCGCCACAACCTGGATGTCATGCATATAGAGAAAAAtgtatttgaaaatatttttaatactgtgATGAATGTTGAAGGGAAGACGAAGGACAATGCAAAATCAAGGGAAGATTTGAAAGAGTTTTGTCACCGACCTGAGTTAGAGAGGGATATGGCAACAGGAAAGTATCCTAAAGCATGTTACACATTAGACAAACAATCAAAAGCAGTGTTGTGTGAATGGCTTAAAAATCTTATATTCCCTGATTGTTATGTGTCAAACATG CATTTAGGAATTGCTTCCAAAAATGTGTGGCAAGCATTGACCGAATTGAGCAATTTCTTTAGAGAGTTAACTTCAACAACACTTAGAGAAGAAGCCATGTTACAGCTCAATGAAGAGATTCCTATTATATTATGTAAACTAGAGCGTATATTCCCTCCAAGTTTCTTTGACTCCATGGAACATCTCCCAGTGCATTTGGCTTATGAAGCATGGATTCTGGTCCTGCAATATCGGTGGATGTATCCATTTGAGAG GTACCTTAGGAAGTTAAAaaataatgtgaaaaataaagccaaaGTGGAAGGTTCCATATGCAATGCATACTTAGTTGAAGAAGCATCGTCATTCTGCGCCATTATTTTGAACCCCATGTCAACACAAGGCATCGAAAG CATTTTTGTTAATGAGTTACACATGGCCAATCCAAATATCAATGATAAACAAGTTGATGAGAAACTAGAGCGTGAATTTGATAAGTGGTTCAATAAATAT GGCAACGATGAACAGTGGGGTATGTATCAAGGGACTAATTACAAGACTAATGAAAGTGACTACTATGGACAATTAATTGAAGTGCTACGATTGGAGTACCTGGATTACCAATCAAAAGAATCtgtattgtttaaatgtgattggtttgatccAATAATAAATGTAGGAACAAAGATTCATCCAAAATATAAACTTATGGATATTAATCACAAACGATCCCTCAATAGGTATGAACCATTTGTTCTTGCTATCCAAGCTACTCAGGTGAATTATTCCATATATCCAAGCTTAAAGTGTGACAAGGATGATTGGTGGGCCGTGTTCAAAATCAAAGTGAGTTCTGTTATTGATCTTCCTGAGCAAGTGAATGTCACAACCCCCCCTGCACGGGAAGAACCATttcaagaagatgaaatggaagtCCCTTTGATTCAAATTGACGATGATGATGATCAACAACAATACTTGAATGATCAAAACGGTGTACTAGTTGAAATTAATGAAGAggatgttgaagatgaagaagagctTGAATTGGACTCAGAAAGTGATGAGGAATGCGATGATGTATATGATAGTGATACTAATTAG
- the LOC110672107 gene encoding type I inositol polyphosphate 5-phosphatase 10 isoform X1, whose translation MPSGKTQSFRVFVATWNVGGKSPHNGLNLDEFLQIQNPSDIYVLGFQEIVPLNAGNVLVVEDNEPAARWLALIDESLNRSCSMALRGSKSLAPLGSSLLFQKPSLKRICKNLRTESGRRMKTCNCSHVLERKYSKDFCLWCQPTNLSEDEFSIEIEDDGIDNYVSSEISTPITVNQLKYSLVVGKQMVGIFVTVWVRKELAKYVSHLRICCTGRGIMGCLGNKGCISVSMSLHQTSFCFVCSHLASGEKEGDELRRNSDVIEILKNTQFQRICRSPYSRVPEKIIEHDRVIWLGDLNYRISLGYSETRKLLERNDWNALFGKDQLKIEREAGRVFKDWKEGKIYFAPTYKYSYNSDSYAGETTESKNKRRTPAWCDRILWHGSGIRQLSYVRRESQFSDHRPVCATFLVDVYVTEDGSKNGSSSFKMKVANEEHLHITRNKYK comes from the exons ATGCCTAGTGGTAAAACTCAGTCATTCAG AGTTTTTGTGGCCACATGGAATGTGGGAGGAAAATCCCCTCACAATGGACTCAATTTGGATGAGTTTCTTCAGATCCAGAATCCATCAGATATATACGTTTTAGG TTTTCAGGAAATTGTGCCATTAAATGCTGGAAATGTGCTTGTTGTAGAAGACAATGAACCTGCTGCAAGATGGCTAGCTTTAATTGATGAATCACTAAATAGATCATGTAGCATGGCTTTGAGAGGATCAAAATCCTTGGCCCCCCTTGGCAGCTCACTTCTGTTCCAAAAGCCTTCTCTTAAAAGAATCTGTAAGAACTTGAGGACTGAGAGCGGAAGGAGGATGAAGACTTGCAATTGCAGTCATGTATTGGAAAGGAAGTATAGCAAGGATTTCTGTTTGTGGTGCCAACCGACAAATTTAAGCGAGGATGAATTTTCCATAGAGATTGAAGATGATGGAATTGACAACTATGTATCTTCAGAAATTTCCACTCCCATTACCGTCAACCAGCTGAAGTACAGCCTTGTAGTGGGTAAACAAATGGTTGGAATTTTTGTTACTGTTTGGGTAAGAAAGGAGCTTGCTAAATATGTTAGCCACTTACGGATCTGTTGCACTGGTCGTGGTATCATGGGCTGCCTTGGAAACAAG GGATGTATATCTGTTAGCATGTCTCTCCATCAGACAAGCTTCTGCTTTGTGTGCAGTCACTTGGCATCAGGAGAGAAAGAGGGAGATGAACTCCGGAGAAATTCGGATGTGATAGAGATACTTAAAAATACACAATTTCAGAGGATCTGCAGATCACCTTATAGTCGGGTGCCTGAGAAAATTATTGAACATGA CCGTGTCATTTGGTTAGGGGACTTGAATTACAGAATATCTTTGGGCTACTCTGAAACCCGAAAGCTTCTGGAGCGTAATGACTGGAATGCACTATTTGGCAAAGATCAG CTTAAAATTGAGAGAGAAGCTGGGCGTGTTTTCAAGGATTGGAAAGAGGGGAAAATCTACTTTGCACCTACTTATAAATACTCCTACAACTCAGACAGTTATGCTGGGGAGACCACAGAATCTAAAAACAAAAGAAGAACTCCAGCTTG GTGTGATAGGATACTGTGGCATGGGAGTGGGATACGACAACTTTCATATGTACGGCGGGAATCTCAGTTTTCTGACCACCGGCCTGTTTGTGCAACATTTTTGGTGGATGTATATGTTACTGAAGATGGATCAAAGAATGGATCatcaagctttaaaatgaaagttGCAAATGAAGAGCACTTACATATAACTAGAAATAAATACAAGTGA
- the LOC110672107 gene encoding type I inositol polyphosphate 5-phosphatase 10 isoform X2 — MALRGSKSLAPLGSSLLFQKPSLKRICKNLRTESGRRMKTCNCSHVLERKYSKDFCLWCQPTNLSEDEFSIEIEDDGIDNYVSSEISTPITVNQLKYSLVVGKQMVGIFVTVWVRKELAKYVSHLRICCTGRGIMGCLGNKGCISVSMSLHQTSFCFVCSHLASGEKEGDELRRNSDVIEILKNTQFQRICRSPYSRVPEKIIEHDRVIWLGDLNYRISLGYSETRKLLERNDWNALFGKDQLKIEREAGRVFKDWKEGKIYFAPTYKYSYNSDSYAGETTESKNKRRTPAWCDRILWHGSGIRQLSYVRRESQFSDHRPVCATFLVDVYVTEDGSKNGSSSFKMKVANEEHLHITRNKYK; from the exons ATGGCTTTGAGAGGATCAAAATCCTTGGCCCCCCTTGGCAGCTCACTTCTGTTCCAAAAGCCTTCTCTTAAAAGAATCTGTAAGAACTTGAGGACTGAGAGCGGAAGGAGGATGAAGACTTGCAATTGCAGTCATGTATTGGAAAGGAAGTATAGCAAGGATTTCTGTTTGTGGTGCCAACCGACAAATTTAAGCGAGGATGAATTTTCCATAGAGATTGAAGATGATGGAATTGACAACTATGTATCTTCAGAAATTTCCACTCCCATTACCGTCAACCAGCTGAAGTACAGCCTTGTAGTGGGTAAACAAATGGTTGGAATTTTTGTTACTGTTTGGGTAAGAAAGGAGCTTGCTAAATATGTTAGCCACTTACGGATCTGTTGCACTGGTCGTGGTATCATGGGCTGCCTTGGAAACAAG GGATGTATATCTGTTAGCATGTCTCTCCATCAGACAAGCTTCTGCTTTGTGTGCAGTCACTTGGCATCAGGAGAGAAAGAGGGAGATGAACTCCGGAGAAATTCGGATGTGATAGAGATACTTAAAAATACACAATTTCAGAGGATCTGCAGATCACCTTATAGTCGGGTGCCTGAGAAAATTATTGAACATGA CCGTGTCATTTGGTTAGGGGACTTGAATTACAGAATATCTTTGGGCTACTCTGAAACCCGAAAGCTTCTGGAGCGTAATGACTGGAATGCACTATTTGGCAAAGATCAG CTTAAAATTGAGAGAGAAGCTGGGCGTGTTTTCAAGGATTGGAAAGAGGGGAAAATCTACTTTGCACCTACTTATAAATACTCCTACAACTCAGACAGTTATGCTGGGGAGACCACAGAATCTAAAAACAAAAGAAGAACTCCAGCTTG GTGTGATAGGATACTGTGGCATGGGAGTGGGATACGACAACTTTCATATGTACGGCGGGAATCTCAGTTTTCTGACCACCGGCCTGTTTGTGCAACATTTTTGGTGGATGTATATGTTACTGAAGATGGATCAAAGAATGGATCatcaagctttaaaatgaaagttGCAAATGAAGAGCACTTACATATAACTAGAAATAAATACAAGTGA